TCAGCATATGGCCATTCGTTAACGACATGGTAAGCACTTAATGAAGCTGTCTGATCCATCCGCATATCAAGCGGTGCATCATTGTGATAGCTGAATCCCCGCTCAGGGGTATCCAGTTGCGGTGACGAGACGCCCAAATCATACATGACGCCATCAACTCCTGTAACACCATGGGCTGACAGTTCTTCTTTCAGAAACTTAAAATTGGAATGAATAAATGTGACTCTATCAGAATAAGCAGCAAGCTTTTCCTTTGCGAAACTGAGCGCATCCAGGTCCTGGTCAAAGCAATACAGATGACCATTTCCCCCTAGCTGCTGTGCCAAATATTCACTGTGCCCAGCTCCGCCCAGCGTACAGTCTACATAAATTCCGTCAGGACGGACGTTCAGTCCATCGACGGTTTCCTTGAGCAAAACCGTTGTATGGTTGAACATACCCGTTCCCTCCGTTCCGGCTTAGATGTCAAAATCAATCAATTCTTCTGCAATGTCATTGAATGAATCCTCGGATTCAGTAAAATACTTTTCCCAGGCACCCTGTGACCATATTTCAAAGCGGTTCGATACGCCGAGGACGATGCAGTCTTTTTCAAGATTCGCATAGCTGCGGAGCATGGGCGGTACATTCACACGTCCCTGCTTATCAAGCTCCACTTCCGTGGCGCCAGAGAAGAAAAAACGGGTAAAAGCCCGTGCGTCGCGCTTTGTGACAGGAAGGGCTTTCAATTTCTCTTCCATCTTCCGCCACTCTTCCATCGGATAACCGAATAAGCAATTGTCAAGGCCCCGGGTCAGCACAAATGCTTCCCCGAGCTGTTCACGGAATTTCGAAGGCACGATGATTCTGCCCTTCGCATCAACTGTGTGCTGATATTCGCCCATGAACATTCCCTTCACCCCGCTTATTGTGTTAAATGTACCACAATCCCCCACTCTCTACCACTTGTTTTTATAATATTTCTTTAATGTTTCAAAATTGACGATTTTTTTACTCTTAGACATGCAAAAAAAGTCCGTTTTTCACGAACTTTTTTGGCTAAAGGCATATGATCTTGTGGTTTCGGTCATAATTGAACGGCATTTTCAGCATATCGCCAATCAGATCCGGTCCATACTGATTCAGATAAGGAACCGGTGAATAGATCCGTTCCTGAGGGTTCCCATCAGGGAGCAATTCCTGTTCAATCGTCCGGAA
Above is a genomic segment from Planococcus lenghuensis containing:
- the mraZ gene encoding division/cell wall cluster transcriptional repressor MraZ, with amino-acid sequence MFMGEYQHTVDAKGRIIVPSKFREQLGEAFVLTRGLDNCLFGYPMEEWRKMEEKLKALPVTKRDARAFTRFFFSGATEVELDKQGRVNVPPMLRSYANLEKDCIVLGVSNRFEIWSQGAWEKYFTESEDSFNDIAEELIDFDI